From the genome of Tsukamurella pulmonis:
CAGGCCCGCCCGAGCTGAGCCTCCTGCGACAGACAGCGCCCCGACCGGACGTACCGGTCGGGGCGCTCTCGTCGTGTGCGGGTCTCGATCAACCGCGCCGCCCCCGGGCAGGCTGGCGCGGGCGGCGGCACTCGCGTCGGATCTTGTTGAACAGACCCTCGCGGCCTGTCTGCGTGACGAACTTCAGCAAGTACGTATACGGGACGAGAGCGAGATCGACCGGGAGATGCCCGGAGTGCTCGACGAGCTCGTCATCGTCGGTCCAGAAGCCATGGGTGGCATTGCGGCGGGCGGTCATGAGTTTGGTGATCCGCCTCGCCGGCGCGATCGTCGGATCGCGCGGCGGCAGAAAGAACTCGTCCGCGATCGCGCGCGATGCGGTCAGTGCTCGCTCGGTCGGCAGCATCAGCACGGGCCGGGCACGCTCCGGAACGTGATCGACGACAGTCGCAATCGCGCGTTCGAGGGCGTTCGGCGCGAACAACCCATCGACGCCGCCTCCGATGAACGCGTCACCCAGCAGATCCATCGCGCTGAACATCAGCAGGAGCTGCGCGCTCGGATCGCGCCCCTGCCGTGCCACCGCGGCGACTCGCGAGAGCAGCTGCTCGAAGTTCAGCATCCACCGATGGTGCTCGGCGGGAAGGTAGACACCGTCGGCGTCGACGTAGGTCGTCGGCGCGTAGATGACGTGGATCGTCTCGTTCATCTGCTGGGTCCACCAGTCGATCGCGGCGGCATACGCCGCGCGATGGATACCGTCGTAGCGCTCGCGCATGACCTGCGGCCCCGGCATCGTCGACGGTTCGGTACGGGTCTCGAGGTGTGAGAGTAGATCCAGTAGATCGCGGCTGGGCCCCGCACCCAGCCCGGCCGAAAGACGCCCGAACGTGACGATGGTGGTCTGGTTGATCCGCGGCACTCCGAATCCCCACATGCTCGGCGACGCGTTGCCCAGGAGCGGTGCGTAGAACGGCGCGCCCATCACCGCGGCGTCGAGCAATGCGGCCCCGGACTGGAAGGTCAGACGATCCGGCTCCGCATGGTACGAATCGAGCACCTCAGCGAAACTCTGCCGGCCGAACCGGAGAAGGATCTGCGGCAGCTTCGACCACTGGTACAAGGTGGGGTTCACACGGACGTCGTGGATCGCGTGATCCGGGAGCACCAGATCCCCAAGGTGCGCCTCATCGGTGAACTCGATGGCAGCCATGACATCGCTGATCCGCTGGATTGCGGCGGGCAGTTCCGCGTCAGGGACGGACATCACGTCGTAGACGAGACTCCTCAGCGCCGCCGGCAGGGAAGGCTGCGTTTCAGCTTGCGTTCGAGCGATGGACACGATCTTCGCCCTCAGCTCCGGTGGTGCGCCACCAGGCGTGGGAGGAGTGGGCACGGTACAAGTGTCGATCCGGCTGCGCCGAAGCGGCGGCCCGTGAAGCTGGGACGCGGTGAGCATGGCGTCAGCCGTCGCAGCGACCGTCCACATCCCCGGCTCGTCGGCTGAAGCCGCGGCGACCGCCCGCAGCCCCCACTCGGCCAGCAGCGCGGACGGATCGCCGCCGCCGAACTCAGGCGGCAGCGCGATCCGCATCGCGCGCGGGTCAGCGCTCATGCCCACCGCCGCGGCGATCGTCCGACGGACGCTGATACGGCATCGGGCGGCGCGGCGAGTGCTCGTGCGGCCTCTGGGGTCCGGGCGTGGTCGTCGGTGTCGGCTGTGGCGGCACGGTGGCGGCAGCGAGCGCGTCGTCGGAGATCCAGCGCCGGGGCGCGGCCGCGGGCACGAGCTGCAGTCCGACGGTACGGGCACGCAGATCCTCGACGCGTTCGCGCTGCAGCTCGGTCAGTCGCGCCGCGGCGGCCGCGTTGCCGGCCGCCTGGTGTGCGTCGGCAAGCGCCGACACCGCCGCGAGGAGCTGCTGCATCACCACGGCCCACGCGAGCGCGGAGTCCTGGTGGCTCGAGACCATCATCAGCATGGCGGCCGCGGTCGCGGGCGACGAGCGGCGCCCAAGTGACGGCCGAGCGTGCTCGTACTTGCGTCCAGCCGATCGGGCGATGGTGTTGCACGAGCGGGCGAGCGGCCCGGGCTGCTCGCGTTCGACGGTGATGCTCCATGCGGCGAACACGCCCGCGGTCATCGCCGACGCGCGGCCGATGAGTTCAGGGTCGTCGGCGGGCAGCGCGCGGATGTAGTCGGTGAAGCCGGCCAGCTCGCTGCGCGCGCGGTCGAGCTGAGAGTGCGCCGCGGTCGGATCGGGCTCGGGCAGCGGGTCCGGCTCCGCGGCGTGCTTCGGCGCGGCCTCGGCCGCACCTACCTGATACGGCAGCGCTCGCCGCGCCCGCGGCGCCGGCGGCGGCGCGGCGGACGCGGATGGTTGCGCATCGGCTGTTCCCTGGCCGGTGCCCACGGAAGCGCGCTCCTCGATCGCGGCCCGAGCCTCGCGGGTCGCACGGTCCGGGTTGTCGGTGACCGCGTTCCAGCGGCGCCGCGCGCGGCTCTCCCCCGCGACGTCCTCGCCCCATCCACGGCGCAGTTGGCCGAGACCGAGATCCCGCGAGAGGTTCGTCCCTGAGTACCACGCGATGTCCGCGACGGCCAGGCGCTCGACCTTCCCCGCGCCGGCTGGCATGAGCGCAACGGAGTACCCGGCCACACGCCCCTCCTTGATGTACGGACGAAGGAGCATGCTGTCGTCCGCGGCGAGGCGGTCGACGAAGTCCGCCTCGTCGCGTGCAGCGGTGCTGTACGCCCGAACGCGCCGCATCAGTTCAAGCTTGACGGGCTCGCTGCGCCCATAGAGTTCCTCAGCCACCTTGACCTCCGCGTGGTGATAGGACGGGGACACTGCGCCTGGGTCGCGGTCGATCCGCAACCCGTGCCGCTTCTCGATCTCCTGAACGATCCGCGAGGACCTCGGTCCATCACCGATCTTGTTCTTCGGGTTGTTCGGGTCGCGTTCCCAGAACAGGTCGACCCTCGATCCGTCCGCGCGGACGAGGTCCGCGCCGATGTGGATGTGATCGTTCCCGTTCTTCGACGTGCCGTGGTGAATGGCGATCCAGTTCACCGGCGCGTCGGTCTCGGTGTCGAAGCCCATATCGCGCATGAACTCGCGCGCGATCGCGCCCCACTTCTCCGGCCCGAGTGCCGCCTCGTCGGGGTGCAGCGACAAGCTGCACTGCCACACGTACGCATCGGGGAAGAACGACTGGGAGCGCACCCACGCCTTCTTCTCAGCAGCGGTGGTTCCAGGGAGCATGTTCTTCGCTTGCTCCTCAGCGCGCTTCTTCTTCGGGTCGGTCCACCCGACCTTCACCCCATGCGCATCGTGCGGCTCATCGAGCTGCGCGGCGATCACCGTCGCGTCCTCGCGTGTGAGCACACGCGGCTTCCCGTCCTCCATCGGCAGCGCGAAACGCTCCAGTGACCCTGAGCCCGCGACGACGTGTGGGTTGCTGTGTTCGTTGAACTTGCCCGGGCCCTGCAAGTAGTAGATCAACCCCGCCATGTAGGAGCCGCGCGTGATCTTCGCTCTCATCGGCCGGCCGTCCCGCCCCCGCGCGGCACCGACACCCCGCGCACCGCCTCCGTCACCCGGTCGCATGCGCGCATCGCCGCGTCCACCGCCGCGGCCGCGTCCTCGCCCAGCTCACCTGTCGCGTTCGCGTGCCGCGCGATCTGGTTCAGGTTGGACCCAATCGCGGCGAGCAGGTTGCGCAGCTCGGTCCCGCGCTGGACCGCCTCGATCGCCTCCTGCCGTCGAGTCGCGGCGACCGGTGCACCGTCGGCCGGCGCGGACGCGGCGCGCATCTCCGGGTCGAGTGCACACGCGACCAGCAACCGCGGAATCGTCATGTGCTCCTGCTCGGCGCGCATCGTCAGCAGCGCGTGCTCCTCTGTCGAGAGCATCACCTTGGTCTTCTTCGTCCGACCGCCGTCGACGTTGTGCTGGCGCCGGCGCCGCAGACTCGCTCCCGCCGCGCGCGCCGTCTGAGCGCCCTTCCCGCCGGCTCCCGCGGTCTCGTCGGTCACTGCCTCATTCCCCGTTCTATCGCGCCGAAGGCGTGCCTGCGCCCCTAGCGCAGGCACCCCAGCTGAGTAACAGCCTAGCCCCCAGCTAGGCACTCAGCGTCGATTTAGGTCCCCTAAATCATATCTTGCTCCCGCCCTTCCGGGCTGGAGTGCGCGTTTTCCGCTGCCACGGGGGTGCCTTGCGCCTTCGGCGGATCTGAAAGGGTGAGACCCTGCTGCGGATATGCGACACTGGTCCTGGAAGTGGGTGGCTAGACCCGCGACCAAGAGAAGAAACGGCAAATCGCGTCACGCTTCTGCGGGCGCGCCCAAAGGAGAGCGCCATGCGCAAACCGCACCCTGTCCCGGTCGGGATCGCCGACCTCCCCGAGTGGCAACTGGACCAGCTCCACTGCGCACTCAGGTACCACCTCAACCGCCCCGGCGCGCTGCATCGGGAAGCTCAACGGTTCATCGAGCGCGAGCGCTACGACCTCGCGACGCCCACGATGTGGCGAACCTTCGCGAAGGCTCCGGCTCTACTGCGCGTGCTCGCCGACAACACGCACGGCTCCCCGCTCTGGCGCGCGGAGCGCTCGCGGCGCCGGCTGTACCTGTTCGCTGTCGCGGCGTGGGTCATCATCGGTGCGGCCGTCTCGCTGGCGTCTGCGAGCCCCGTGCTCGCCTGGACCGTCGTGCTGACCGCCGTGGCCGCGCCGTTGTTCGTCGCCGGCCATATCCCCGGTCCGCTCACCGACGAGGACGAGGCAGCATGGACCTCCATGGTGCGGTCGGTGACCATGACCACCGTGTCCGCCCGCGGCACCGTCGCCGGTTCCGATGCGAGCGCAGCATGATCGCCCGCAAGATCGGCCTGGCCGGCGCGGCCGTCGTCGTCGGTGCGCTCGCGGCGGGCGGTGGGTGGACCGGGTGGCAGCATCTCGCCTCGGCCGCGCCGAACGCACCGCAGCCCGCGACACAGCTGCAGGGTCCGTACTCGGTCACCGCTGTCGTCGACGGCGACACGATCCGGATCAACCGCGACGGCCGCGACGAGACGGTGCGTCTCCTCGGAATCGACACGCCCGAGACCAAGGACAAGCGCAAGACGGTGGAGTGCTTCGGCCGCGAGGCCTCCGCGCAGACCACGCGCATGTTGTCCGGTAGCCGGGTGTCCATCGAGCCGGGACCGGAAGCGCGGGACAAGTACGGGCGCACTCTCGGGTACGTCTGGACCGAAGACCACCGGCTGATCAATCTCGAACTCGTCCGGGACGGCTACGCGCGGGAGTACACCTACGACCGGTCCCTGCCGGGCGCGCACGTGGACGCGCTGCGCACTGCGGAGCGTGATGCGCGGTCGGCCGGCCGCGGGCTGTGGTCGCCGACCTCGTGCGGAGGCGGACGATGAACACGCTGACGCTCGCGGCCCCGCCCTCCTACGGGATCAATTGGACCGAACATCTCGCGCGTCTGACGCGCGTTGTGCTCGTGCACGCGCCGTCGATCGCTACCGCCCTGTCGTGGTTCGCCGCGATCGCGGTCGTCGCGGGCGTTGCCGCCTTCATGTACGCCCTGCTGCGTGATCGTCGGCCTGGGTCGCCGTTGGCCGCGGGCGACCTGCGGATGATTCTGGAGGCGATTGGAGTGGCCGCGGTGATGACGGCGATGCTGCTGTCGTCGGTCCGGGTCGGCGCGCAGGCCGCGTGCGCCTGGGCCGCGTGCACCGTCGACGCCGGCAGGATCGCGATCGACGGCGACGCTGCGCCCACGCCCTCGCCCTGGCTCGCCGCAGCGACGTTGGTGTGGATGACGGCGACCATGATCGCGGTCCTGTGCGCGGTCACGCTCCCGGTCGGAGCGGTCTTGTTGATCGCTCTGCGGGAACGCCGGCTGGATGCTCTGTTGGTCAAGCTGCAGCGCTACGGACTGCCCGAGACGGTCGCACTACGCACGCGCGCGGACACGCTCGGCGG
Proteins encoded in this window:
- the mobC gene encoding plasmid mobilization relaxosome protein MobC; its protein translation is MTDETAGAGGKGAQTARAAGASLRRRRQHNVDGGRTKKTKVMLSTEEHALLTMRAEQEHMTIPRLLVACALDPEMRAASAPADGAPVAATRRQEAIEAVQRGTELRNLLAAIGSNLNQIARHANATGELGEDAAAAVDAAMRACDRVTEAVRGVSVPRGGGTAGR
- a CDS encoding relaxase/mobilization nuclease domain-containing protein translates to MRAKITRGSYMAGLIYYLQGPGKFNEHSNPHVVAGSGSLERFALPMEDGKPRVLTREDATVIAAQLDEPHDAHGVKVGWTDPKKKRAEEQAKNMLPGTTAAEKKAWVRSQSFFPDAYVWQCSLSLHPDEAALGPEKWGAIAREFMRDMGFDTETDAPVNWIAIHHGTSKNGNDHIHIGADLVRADGSRVDLFWERDPNNPKNKIGDGPRSSRIVQEIEKRHGLRIDRDPGAVSPSYHHAEVKVAEELYGRSEPVKLELMRRVRAYSTAARDEADFVDRLAADDSMLLRPYIKEGRVAGYSVALMPAGAGKVERLAVADIAWYSGTNLSRDLGLGQLRRGWGEDVAGESRARRRWNAVTDNPDRATREARAAIEERASVGTGQGTADAQPSASAAPPPAPRARRALPYQVGAAEAAPKHAAEPDPLPEPDPTAAHSQLDRARSELAGFTDYIRALPADDPELIGRASAMTAGVFAAWSITVEREQPGPLARSCNTIARSAGRKYEHARPSLGRRSSPATAAAMLMMVSSHQDSALAWAVVMQQLLAAVSALADAHQAAGNAAAAARLTELQRERVEDLRARTVGLQLVPAAAPRRWISDDALAAATVPPQPTPTTTPGPQRPHEHSPRRPMPYQRPSDDRRGGGHER
- a CDS encoding thermonuclease family protein gives rise to the protein MIARKIGLAGAAVVVGALAAGGGWTGWQHLASAAPNAPQPATQLQGPYSVTAVVDGDTIRINRDGRDETVRLLGIDTPETKDKRKTVECFGREASAQTTRMLSGSRVSIEPGPEARDKYGRTLGYVWTEDHRLINLELVRDGYAREYTYDRSLPGAHVDALRTAERDARSAGRGLWSPTSCGGGR